In Brienomyrus brachyistius isolate T26 chromosome 3, BBRACH_0.4, whole genome shotgun sequence, the following proteins share a genomic window:
- the c1d gene encoding nuclear nucleic acid-binding protein C1D, whose product MADEDVPVEEYPAEIEEYLTEFDSSVDSMHNMVKTLVSVSKNELVQKLDPLEQAKLDLMSAYALNSLYWTYLVTQGVNPKEHGVKQELERIRTYMNKVREMADRKTAARLDKAAASRFMRSALWEPGQEKAGSTPGSSQARECKKPSRK is encoded by the exons ATGGCAGATGAAGATGTACCCGTCGAGGAATACCCTGCCGAGATCGAAGAGTATCTGACGGAGTTCGACTCGTCTGTGGACTCTATGCACAACATGGTGAAGACCTTGGTGTCCGTGTCGAAGAATGAGCTCGTTCAAAAA CTGGATCCCCTTGAACAAGCCAAGCTGGACCTGATGTCTGCTTATGCCCTAAATTCGTTATATTGGA CATACTTGGTGACACAAGGTGTAAACCCAAAGGAGCATGGAGTCAAGCAAGAGTTA GAGAGAATTCGGACGTACATGAACAAGGTGCGAGAGATGGCAGACAGGAAGACGGCGGCCCGTCTGGACAAGGCGGCGGCATCCAGGTTTATGCGCAGCGCGCTGTGGGAGCCGGGACAGGAAAAGGCGGGCAGCACGCCAGGCAGCTCCCAGGCGAGGGAGTGCAAGAAGCCAAGCCGAAAGTGA